One Actinopolymorpha sp. NPDC004070 genomic window carries:
- a CDS encoding RNA polymerase subunit sigma-70, with translation MAEVLPSEVTKLADATRSQDPEVGLAAVAALRGLVDVLEALQVDNARTKGWTWKTIAEQLGVTKQAVHQKYASGRLFGRGK, from the coding sequence ATGGCGGAGGTCCTTCCGAGCGAGGTGACCAAGTTGGCGGACGCGACGCGCAGCCAGGATCCAGAAGTCGGTCTCGCCGCCGTCGCGGCGCTCCGCGGGCTTGTCGACGTGCTCGAGGCGCTCCAGGTCGACAATGCCCGAACCAAGGGCTGGACCTGGAAGACCATCGCCGAGCAACTCGGCGTCACCAAGCAGGCCGTGCACCAGAAGTACGCCAGCGGCCGGCTGTTCGGACGCGGGAAGTAG